Proteins from a single region of Acidovorax sp. NCPPB 3576:
- a CDS encoding GntR family transcriptional regulator, with product MNGACSSQTQIAQQVVESILAQKLAPGERLGEQALATLFGVSRTLVREALMQLQARGFVEVRPRRGWYVVEPSVEDARDAFSARRIVEAGILAEAGRPLQAVVQRLRAHIADEQKAIEGADAATRAFLLADFHVCLAEALGHRSLSGILRDLTARTTLAASLYQSRHGASQSCAEHAAIVEAIERGDTALARERMLEHIGHVEQALDSLAPRTHDRLRDSLAPLAARDSTRR from the coding sequence ATGAACGGTGCCTGCAGCAGCCAGACCCAGATCGCCCAGCAGGTGGTGGAATCGATCCTGGCGCAAAAGCTAGCGCCCGGCGAGCGCCTGGGCGAGCAGGCCCTGGCCACCCTGTTCGGCGTGAGCCGCACCCTGGTGCGCGAGGCGCTCATGCAGTTGCAGGCCCGCGGCTTCGTCGAGGTGCGGCCGCGCCGCGGCTGGTACGTGGTGGAGCCTTCGGTGGAAGACGCGCGCGATGCCTTCTCGGCACGCCGCATCGTGGAGGCCGGCATCCTGGCCGAAGCCGGCCGGCCGCTGCAGGCAGTGGTACAGCGCCTGCGCGCGCACATCGCCGATGAACAAAAAGCCATCGAGGGTGCGGACGCCGCCACGCGGGCGTTCCTGCTGGCCGACTTCCATGTGTGCCTGGCCGAGGCGCTGGGCCACCGCAGCCTGAGCGGCATCCTGCGCGATCTCACTGCACGCACCACGCTGGCCGCCTCGCTCTACCAATCGCGCCACGGAGCCAGCCAGTCGTGCGCCGAGCACGCCGCCATCGTCGAGGCGATCGAGCGCGGCGACACGGCGCTGGCGCGCGAGCGCATGCTGGAGCACATCGGCCATGTGGAGCAGGCGCTCGATTCGCTGGCGCCGCGCACCCACGACCGGCTGCGGGACTCGCTGGCGCCACTGGCCGCACGGGACAGCACGCGCCGCTGA
- a CDS encoding methyl-accepting chemotaxis protein, with protein MIQSLRSKILVISTATVVCALAVTGAATYSITRTNTFETIEQDLNAITAGNTMAIDQWVSAKAAAVNATAAVVEQGDPQGFVALMGKANGFPITTVGWEDKTFKSTTQTPAGYDPTARPWYKAAVQAGKLAVTKPYGDSTTGVPYVAFVAPLLRGGALQGVVNGAVPLEGVREVVAAIHPTPNSLGFVVNSDGQILAHADAKLSLKPVTELSPLLTPAAMASLASATRPMEVELNGSAKLLKARPVQGTDWSLIVALDKAEATTGLRSVLQTLAVAIVLLALLAAAVGAMFTAKSFRRLSQVRDAMDEIGSGSGDLTHRLPVSGSDEVAQIASSFNAFVDKISTVLQDVRHGVESMKTATDEIKAGNHDLSNRTETSASNLQETSASLSQLTVTVKQSAEAAAQATRLATSASASASKGGEVVASAVSTMDEISKASAKIGEIIGVIDSIAFQTNILALNAAVEAARAGENGRGFAVVASEVRSLAHRSATAAKEIKTLIDASGVSVTTGTQRVRAAGETMGEIVDSIRRVTQIIGEINGSMTEQSAGIGQINQAVAEMDRATQQNAALVEESTAASAVLNDQAHNLSRTVAGFTLDKHSTGHGGPAPLALPR; from the coding sequence ATGATCCAGTCTCTGCGCTCCAAGATCCTCGTCATCAGCACCGCCACCGTGGTCTGTGCCCTGGCGGTCACCGGTGCCGCCACCTACTCCATCACCCGCACCAACACGTTCGAGACCATCGAGCAGGACCTGAACGCCATCACGGCGGGCAACACGATGGCCATCGACCAGTGGGTGTCCGCCAAGGCGGCTGCGGTGAATGCCACCGCGGCGGTCGTGGAACAGGGCGACCCGCAGGGCTTCGTGGCCCTGATGGGCAAGGCCAACGGCTTTCCGATCACGACCGTGGGCTGGGAGGACAAGACCTTCAAGTCCACCACGCAGACCCCCGCCGGCTATGACCCGACGGCCCGCCCATGGTACAAGGCGGCGGTGCAGGCCGGCAAGCTGGCGGTCACCAAGCCGTATGGCGACTCCACCACGGGCGTGCCGTATGTGGCCTTCGTCGCGCCGCTGCTGCGCGGCGGCGCGCTGCAGGGCGTGGTCAACGGCGCCGTGCCGCTGGAGGGCGTGCGCGAGGTGGTCGCTGCCATCCACCCCACACCGAACAGCCTGGGCTTCGTGGTGAACAGCGACGGCCAGATCCTGGCGCACGCGGACGCCAAGCTCAGCCTCAAGCCGGTGACCGAACTCTCGCCCCTGCTCACCCCCGCCGCCATGGCCTCGCTCGCGAGCGCGACGCGGCCGATGGAGGTGGAACTCAACGGCAGCGCCAAGCTGCTCAAGGCCCGCCCGGTGCAGGGCACCGACTGGTCGCTGATCGTGGCGCTGGACAAGGCCGAGGCCACCACCGGCCTGCGCAGCGTGTTGCAGACGCTGGCCGTGGCCATCGTGCTGCTGGCCCTGCTGGCCGCGGCCGTGGGCGCCATGTTCACCGCCAAGTCGTTCCGCCGCCTGTCGCAAGTGCGCGACGCCATGGACGAGATCGGCTCCGGCAGCGGCGACCTGACGCACCGCCTGCCCGTCTCCGGCAGCGACGAAGTGGCGCAGATCGCCTCGTCGTTCAATGCCTTCGTGGACAAGATCAGCACCGTGCTGCAGGACGTGCGCCACGGCGTCGAATCGATGAAGACGGCCACCGACGAAATCAAGGCCGGCAACCACGACCTGTCCAACCGCACCGAGACCTCGGCCAGCAACCTGCAGGAAACCTCGGCCTCGCTGTCGCAGCTCACCGTCACCGTCAAGCAGTCCGCCGAAGCGGCGGCGCAGGCCACGCGCCTGGCCACCTCGGCCAGCGCATCGGCCAGCAAGGGCGGCGAAGTGGTGGCCAGCGCGGTCAGCACCATGGACGAGATCTCCAAGGCCTCGGCCAAGATCGGCGAGATCATCGGCGTGATCGACTCCATCGCATTCCAGACCAACATCCTGGCCCTGAACGCCGCCGTGGAAGCCGCCCGCGCCGGCGAGAACGGCCGGGGCTTCGCCGTGGTGGCGAGCGAAGTGCGCAGCCTGGCGCACCGCAGCGCCACGGCGGCCAAGGAGATCAAGACGCTCATCGACGCCTCGGGCGTGAGCGTGACGACCGGCACCCAGCGCGTGCGCGCGGCGGGCGAGACCATGGGCGAGATCGTGGACAGCATCCGCCGCGTGACGCAAATCATCGGCGAGATCAACGGCTCGATGACCGAGCAGAGCGCCGGCATCGGCCAGATCAACCAGGCCGTCGCCGAAATGGACCGCGCCACGCAGCAGAACGCCGCGCTGGTCGAGGAATCCACTGCGGCATCGGCCGTGCTGAACGACCAGGCGCACAACCTGTCCCGCACCGTGGCTGGCTTCACGCTGGACAAGCACAGCACGGGCCACGGCGGCCCGGCCCCGCTCGCACTGCCGCGCTGA
- a CDS encoding C4-dicarboxylate transporter DctA, with amino-acid sequence MQRFFRSLFGRVVLALIAGVIVGLLWPQWAVQLKPLGDGFIKLIKMLIPLIVFCVVVHGIAGTGDLKRVGRVGIKSLIYFEVVTSIALLLGLVLAFVFEPGVGMNVDPRALDASAMGAYADNANKLAGGGFSDFLLKLIPNTAISAFSTGDVLQVLLFSIVFGCALSLVGERGARVVSLIDDFSAVLFKAMGLIIQLAPLGVLGAIAFTVGKYGIGSLKQLGLLVALFYAAVFVFVTVVLGLIMRFSGFSLFKLLRYLREELAVVFATTSSDSVLPQVMAKLKHLGIRDSTVGLVIPTGYSFNLDAFSIYITLAAVFIAQATNTPISMADLLTILAISLVTSKGAHGVPGSAIVVLAATLHAIPAIPAIGLVLVLSVDWFMGIARAVGNLIGNCVATVAIASWEGDIDRNRAHAVLDGKALDAPTDV; translated from the coding sequence ATGCAACGCTTCTTCCGCTCCCTGTTCGGCCGGGTGGTCCTGGCCCTGATCGCCGGCGTCATCGTCGGGCTGCTGTGGCCCCAGTGGGCGGTGCAGCTCAAGCCCCTGGGCGATGGCTTCATCAAGCTCATCAAGATGCTGATCCCGCTCATCGTGTTCTGCGTGGTGGTGCATGGCATCGCGGGCACGGGGGATCTGAAGCGGGTGGGCCGCGTGGGGATCAAGTCGCTGATCTATTTCGAGGTGGTCACCAGCATCGCGCTACTGCTGGGGCTGGTGCTGGCCTTCGTGTTCGAGCCGGGAGTGGGAATGAACGTGGACCCGCGGGCGCTGGACGCCTCGGCCATGGGCGCCTATGCCGACAACGCCAACAAGCTGGCGGGCGGCGGGTTCAGCGACTTCTTGCTCAAGCTGATTCCCAACACGGCGATCAGCGCGTTTTCCACCGGCGACGTACTGCAGGTGCTGCTGTTTTCCATCGTGTTCGGCTGCGCGCTGTCGCTGGTGGGCGAGCGCGGTGCGCGGGTGGTCTCGCTCATCGACGATTTTTCGGCTGTGCTGTTCAAGGCGATGGGGCTGATCATCCAGCTCGCGCCCCTGGGCGTGCTGGGGGCCATCGCGTTCACGGTGGGCAAGTACGGCATCGGCTCGCTCAAGCAACTGGGCCTGCTGGTGGCACTGTTCTATGCGGCGGTGTTCGTCTTCGTGACGGTGGTGCTGGGGCTGATCATGCGGTTCTCGGGTTTCAGCCTGTTCAAGCTGCTGCGCTACCTGCGCGAGGAGCTGGCGGTGGTGTTCGCCACCACCTCGTCGGACAGCGTGCTGCCGCAGGTCATGGCCAAGCTCAAGCACCTGGGCATCCGCGACTCGACCGTGGGCCTGGTGATTCCCACGGGCTATTCGTTCAACCTGGACGCGTTCTCGATCTACATCACCCTGGCGGCGGTGTTCATCGCCCAGGCCACGAACACGCCGATTTCCATGGCGGACCTGCTGACCATCCTGGCGATCTCGCTGGTGACTTCCAAGGGCGCGCACGGCGTGCCGGGCTCGGCCATCGTGGTGCTGGCGGCCACGCTGCATGCGATTCCGGCCATTCCCGCGATCGGCCTGGTGCTGGTGCTGTCGGTGGACTGGTTCATGGGCATCGCCCGCGCGGTGGGCAACCTGATCGGCAACTGCGTGGCCACCGTGGCCATCGCCTCGTGGGAAGGCGACATCGACCGCAACCGAGCACATGCCGTGCTGGATGGCAAGGCGCTGGATGCGCCCACGGACGTGTAG
- a CDS encoding DUF6402 family protein, with amino-acid sequence MNDIVAVPQEALRAELARKIAPKYATRLFQLRDIPNVMRSRLGWPVASNLMERWFNGAAYQMTEGVKGSLEGNRLNQLPASQLDDSTVTMEWALGFARVRAAIRQLQAKWASPAGIQQLKIRVGRASLGRNNSCWRFGNLGQPPAVLDSTCQINYLVFGKMGDPLDDLYGAMGEAQIKVAVSGIVTTQGFGKASIQVDELAFYLRDSYDFNDGKFFISQPLGCWGFNGMACGIGTRISVPVDLQTVDEAPSSVQHRKYLVQNADFRAWRAKNNKGGDFMVLSNALRIKLPFSQKIAW; translated from the coding sequence ATGAACGACATCGTGGCGGTGCCACAGGAGGCACTACGGGCTGAACTGGCACGCAAGATCGCGCCCAAGTACGCCACGCGGCTTTTTCAACTGCGTGACATTCCGAATGTGATGCGGTCTCGGCTGGGGTGGCCGGTCGCGTCGAACTTGATGGAGCGGTGGTTTAACGGGGCGGCGTACCAGATGACGGAGGGCGTCAAAGGGAGTTTGGAAGGCAATCGCCTGAATCAATTGCCTGCTTCGCAATTGGACGACAGTACTGTCACCATGGAATGGGCGCTGGGCTTTGCACGGGTACGGGCCGCAATCAGGCAATTGCAAGCCAAATGGGCAAGTCCTGCTGGCATCCAGCAGTTGAAGATCAGAGTAGGCAGGGCGAGCCTGGGACGAAATAACAGTTGTTGGCGCTTCGGGAATTTGGGTCAACCGCCTGCAGTGCTGGATTCGACTTGCCAAATCAACTATCTGGTGTTTGGCAAGATGGGTGATCCACTGGATGATTTATATGGCGCGATGGGTGAAGCGCAAATCAAGGTGGCCGTTTCAGGAATAGTCACTACACAGGGATTCGGGAAAGCCAGTATCCAGGTGGATGAGTTGGCGTTTTATCTGCGTGACTCCTACGATTTCAACGACGGTAAATTCTTTATATCGCAACCCCTGGGCTGCTGGGGATTCAACGGGATGGCGTGCGGTATCGGAACGAGAATCAGCGTGCCCGTCGATCTGCAAACAGTAGACGAGGCACCTTCATCGGTGCAGCACCGCAAATACTTGGTTCAGAACGCTGATTTTCGAGCGTGGCGAGCGAAGAACAACAAAGGTGGGGATTTCATGGTGCTTTCCAACGCGTTGCGCATCAAGCTCCCGTTTTCACAAAAAATCGCATGGTGA
- a CDS encoding M20 family metallopeptidase, which translates to MSSTYQPLDAWIDQHFDEEVRFLQALVRVPTDTPPGNNAPHAERTAELLQAFGYEAERHPVPEAEVQAYGMESITNLIVRRPYAPDGTAGGGRTVALNAHGDVVPPGEGWTHDPYGGEIVDGKIYGRATAVSKSDFASFTFALRALEAVARPTKGAVELHFTYDEEFGGELGPGWLLRQGLTRPDLLLAAGFSYEVVTAHNGCLQMEVTVHGKMAHAAIPHTGVDALQGAVAILNALYAQNAKYQQVTSKVDGIEHPYLNVGRIEGGTNTNVVPGKVVFKLDRRMIPEENPAEVEADIRRVIAEAAAGCAGITVDIKRLLLANAMQPLAGNAPLVAALQKHGEELFGQPIPAMGTPLYTDVRLYGEAGIPGVIYGAGPRTVLESHAKRADERLDLEDLRRATKVVARTLHDLLG; encoded by the coding sequence ATGAGCAGCACCTACCAACCACTGGACGCCTGGATCGACCAACACTTCGACGAGGAAGTGCGCTTTCTGCAGGCGCTGGTGCGCGTGCCCACCGACACGCCGCCCGGCAACAATGCCCCGCATGCCGAGCGCACCGCGGAGCTACTGCAGGCCTTCGGCTACGAGGCCGAGCGCCATCCCGTGCCCGAGGCCGAGGTCCAGGCCTACGGCATGGAGTCCATCACCAACCTGATCGTGCGCCGGCCCTACGCCCCCGATGGCACCGCCGGTGGCGGCCGCACCGTGGCGCTCAATGCCCACGGCGACGTGGTGCCGCCCGGCGAAGGCTGGACGCACGATCCCTACGGCGGCGAGATCGTGGACGGCAAGATCTACGGCCGAGCCACCGCGGTGAGCAAGAGCGATTTCGCCAGCTTCACCTTCGCCCTGCGCGCCCTGGAGGCCGTGGCACGGCCCACGAAGGGCGCGGTGGAACTGCACTTCACCTACGACGAAGAATTCGGCGGCGAACTGGGCCCGGGCTGGCTGCTGCGCCAGGGCCTGACCCGGCCCGATCTGCTGCTCGCCGCTGGCTTCAGCTACGAGGTCGTCACGGCGCACAACGGCTGCCTGCAGATGGAGGTGACCGTGCACGGCAAGATGGCCCACGCCGCCATTCCCCATACCGGCGTGGACGCGCTGCAGGGCGCGGTCGCGATCCTGAACGCGCTGTATGCGCAGAACGCCAAGTACCAGCAGGTCACTTCGAAGGTGGACGGCATCGAACACCCCTACCTGAACGTGGGCCGCATCGAAGGCGGCACCAACACCAACGTGGTCCCCGGCAAGGTCGTGTTCAAGCTCGACCGCCGCATGATCCCCGAGGAAAACCCGGCCGAGGTCGAGGCCGATATCCGCCGCGTGATCGCCGAGGCCGCCGCGGGCTGCGCCGGCATCACCGTGGACATCAAGCGCCTGCTGCTGGCCAACGCCATGCAGCCGCTGGCGGGCAACGCGCCCCTGGTGGCCGCGCTGCAAAAGCATGGAGAAGAACTCTTCGGCCAACCGATCCCTGCGATGGGCACGCCGCTGTACACGGATGTGCGCCTGTACGGCGAGGCCGGCATTCCCGGCGTGATCTACGGCGCCGGCCCGCGCACCGTACTGGAGTCTCACGCCAAGCGCGCCGACGAACGCCTGGACCTGGAAGACCTGCGGCGCGCGACCAAGGTGGTGGCGCGGACGCTGCACGATCTGCTGGGCTGA
- the uraD gene encoding 2-oxo-4-hydroxy-4-carboxy-5-ureidoimidazoline decarboxylase, whose protein sequence is MPLTLEQLNTAAPEEAARLLDGLYEHSPWIAEEALADRPFRSLAQFKHAMVRVLARAPREAQLALVRAHPELAGKAMVANALTAESAREQGTAGLTQCTPEEFARIQQLNADYNARFGFPFILAVRGPRGTGLPRQDIIDTFARRLSNPPDFERAEALRNIHRIAEIRLNDLFGVAPTLGNDVWDWQETLAQHSDPGFAEKGQLTVTYLTDAHRACAQALSHWMRDCGFDEVAVDAVGNVVGRYHGATPDAPLLMTGSHYDTVRNGGKYDGRLGIFVPMACVRELHRQGRRLPFGIEVVGFSEEEGQRYKATFLGSGALIGDFDPAWLDQKDADGVTLREAMQHAGLCIDDIPKLQRDPARYLGFVEVHIEQGPVLNELDLPLGVVTSINGSVRFVGEMHGMASHAGTTPMDRRRDAAAAVAELILAVEARAARDGDSVGTVGLLNVPGGSINVVPGRCQFSLDLRAPTDAQRDALVADVLAVLQSIAARRGLHYTLEETMRAAAAPSAPAWQQRWERAVDALGVPVHRMPSGAGHDAMKLHEIMPQAMLFVRGLNSGISHNPLESTTSDDMQLAVDAFSHLLNQLATETP, encoded by the coding sequence ATGCCCCTCACCCTCGAACAACTGAATACCGCCGCGCCCGAAGAGGCCGCGCGCCTGCTGGACGGCCTGTACGAGCACTCGCCGTGGATCGCCGAAGAGGCGCTCGCGGATCGGCCCTTCCGCTCGCTCGCGCAGTTCAAGCACGCCATGGTGCGCGTGCTGGCCCGGGCGCCGCGCGAGGCCCAGCTCGCCCTGGTGCGCGCCCACCCGGAACTGGCGGGCAAGGCCATGGTGGCGAATGCGCTCACGGCGGAATCGGCCCGCGAGCAGGGCACGGCCGGCCTCACGCAGTGCACGCCCGAGGAGTTCGCGCGCATCCAGCAGCTCAACGCCGACTACAACGCGCGCTTCGGCTTCCCGTTCATCCTCGCGGTGCGCGGCCCGCGCGGCACGGGGCTGCCGCGGCAGGACATCATCGACACCTTCGCGCGCCGGCTTTCCAATCCGCCGGACTTCGAGCGGGCCGAAGCGTTGCGCAACATCCACCGCATCGCCGAGATCCGGCTGAACGACCTGTTCGGCGTGGCGCCCACGCTGGGCAACGACGTGTGGGACTGGCAGGAAACCCTGGCGCAGCACAGCGACCCGGGCTTTGCCGAGAAGGGCCAGCTCACCGTCACCTACCTGACCGATGCGCACCGCGCCTGCGCTCAAGCGCTCAGCCACTGGATGCGCGACTGCGGCTTCGACGAAGTGGCCGTGGACGCGGTCGGCAACGTGGTGGGCCGCTACCACGGCGCCACGCCCGATGCGCCCCTGCTCATGACCGGCAGCCACTACGACACCGTGCGCAACGGCGGCAAGTACGACGGCCGGCTGGGCATCTTCGTGCCCATGGCCTGCGTGCGCGAGCTGCACCGCCAGGGCCGGCGCCTGCCCTTCGGCATCGAGGTGGTGGGCTTTTCGGAAGAGGAAGGCCAGCGCTACAAGGCAACGTTCCTCGGCTCGGGCGCGCTCATCGGCGACTTCGATCCGGCGTGGCTCGACCAGAAGGACGCCGACGGCGTGACCCTGCGCGAGGCCATGCAGCATGCCGGCCTGTGCATCGACGACATTCCGAAGCTGCAGCGCGACCCGGCCCGGTATCTGGGCTTCGTCGAGGTGCACATCGAGCAGGGGCCGGTGCTCAACGAACTGGACCTGCCCCTGGGCGTGGTCACCTCGATCAACGGCAGCGTGCGCTTCGTGGGCGAGATGCACGGCATGGCCAGCCACGCCGGCACCACGCCCATGGACCGCCGCCGCGATGCGGCTGCGGCCGTGGCCGAACTCATCCTGGCGGTGGAGGCGCGTGCCGCGCGCGACGGCGACTCGGTGGGCACCGTGGGGCTGCTGAACGTGCCCGGCGGCTCCATCAACGTGGTGCCGGGCCGATGCCAGTTCAGCCTGGACCTGCGCGCGCCCACCGATGCCCAGCGCGATGCGCTGGTGGCCGATGTGCTGGCCGTGCTGCAGTCCATCGCCGCGCGGCGCGGCCTGCACTACACGCTGGAGGAAACCATGCGCGCCGCCGCCGCGCCCAGCGCGCCCGCATGGCAGCAGCGCTGGGAGCGTGCCGTGGACGCGCTGGGCGTGCCGGTGCACCGCATGCCCAGCGGCGCCGGGCACGACGCCATGAAGCTGCACGAAATCATGCCGCAGGCCATGCTGTTCGTGCGCGGCCTGAACAGCGGCATCAGCCACAACCCCCTGGAAAGCACGACCAGCGACGACATGCAGCTCGCCGTCGACGCCTTCTCCCACCTTCTGAACCAACTGGCCACCGAAACCCCATGA
- the puuE gene encoding allantoinase PuuE: protein MTAAPIYDATLPYPRDLVGYGRNPPHARWPGNARIAVQFVLNYEEGGENAVLHGDAGSEQFLSEMFNPASYPDRHISMEGIYEYGSRAGVWRLLREFEKRGLPLTVFGVATALQRHPDVTAAFMELGHEIACHGLKWIHYQNVPEAVERAHMAEALAIFEALTGQRHGAPGTVHGAGWYTGRDSPNTRRLVADHGGFAYDSDYYGDDLPFWMKVARTDGSTARQLIVPYTLDCNDMRFALPQGYSHADPFFQYMKDTFDALYAEGDPAGDDRPKMMSIGMHCRLLGRPGRITALQRFLDHVQQHDHVWVCRRIDIARHWAETHPCPE from the coding sequence ATGACCGCCGCCCCGATCTACGACGCCACCCTGCCCTACCCCCGCGACCTCGTGGGCTACGGCCGCAATCCGCCGCACGCGCGCTGGCCGGGCAACGCCCGCATCGCCGTGCAGTTCGTGCTGAACTACGAGGAAGGCGGCGAGAACGCCGTGCTGCACGGCGATGCCGGCAGCGAGCAGTTCCTGTCGGAAATGTTCAACCCGGCCAGCTACCCCGACCGGCACATCAGCATGGAGGGGATCTACGAATACGGCTCGCGCGCCGGCGTGTGGCGCCTGCTGCGCGAGTTCGAAAAGCGCGGCCTGCCGCTCACCGTGTTCGGCGTGGCGACGGCCTTGCAGCGCCACCCCGACGTCACGGCCGCCTTCATGGAACTGGGCCACGAGATCGCCTGCCACGGGCTCAAGTGGATCCACTACCAGAACGTGCCCGAGGCCGTGGAGCGCGCCCACATGGCCGAGGCCCTGGCCATTTTCGAGGCGCTCACGGGCCAGCGGCACGGCGCGCCCGGCACGGTGCACGGCGCGGGCTGGTACACCGGCCGCGACAGCCCCAACACCCGCCGCCTGGTGGCCGACCACGGCGGCTTCGCCTACGACAGCGACTACTACGGCGACGACCTGCCTTTCTGGATGAAGGTCGCCCGCACCGACGGCAGCACGGCCCGGCAGCTCATCGTGCCCTACACGCTCGACTGCAACGACATGCGCTTTGCGCTGCCCCAGGGCTACTCGCACGCGGACCCGTTCTTCCAGTACATGAAGGACACGTTCGATGCGCTGTATGCCGAGGGCGATCCCGCCGGCGACGACCGCCCCAAGATGATGAGCATCGGCATGCACTGCCGGCTGCTCGGGCGCCCGGGCCGCATCACCGCGCTGCAGCGCTTCCTGGACCACGTGCAGCAGCACGACCATGTGTGGGTGTGCCGCCGCATCGACATCGCACGCCACTGGGCCGAGACCCATCCCTGCCCGGAGTGA
- a CDS encoding GntR family transcriptional regulator, giving the protein METSTTSAIVGDLTRAIVEHRLLPGAKLAEQKLADHFGVSRTLVRQALFQLSQKRLVQLAPARGAFVAAPSADEARQVFAVRRMLEAEMTRAFVREVTPARIRALREHVAREKAAVDGADVQDRTELLGDFHVRMAELMGNQVLAQMLQELISRCALITLMYQSADEAAHSHDEHAEIVRALAARDEERAVRLMDAHLLHVQDSLMFDRKLPPNDISMALS; this is encoded by the coding sequence ATGGAAACCTCCACCACCAGTGCCATCGTCGGCGACCTGACGCGGGCCATCGTCGAGCACCGGCTGCTGCCGGGCGCCAAGCTGGCGGAGCAGAAACTGGCCGACCATTTCGGCGTCTCGCGCACGCTGGTGCGGCAGGCGCTGTTCCAGCTGTCGCAAAAGCGGCTGGTGCAATTGGCGCCCGCGCGCGGCGCCTTCGTGGCCGCGCCCTCCGCCGACGAGGCGCGGCAGGTGTTCGCCGTGCGCCGCATGCTGGAGGCCGAGATGACCCGCGCCTTCGTGCGCGAGGTCACCCCCGCCCGCATCCGCGCCCTGCGCGAGCACGTGGCCCGCGAGAAAGCCGCGGTGGACGGCGCCGACGTGCAGGACCGCACCGAACTGCTGGGCGACTTCCACGTGCGCATGGCCGAGCTGATGGGCAACCAGGTGCTGGCACAGATGCTGCAGGAGCTGATCTCGCGCTGCGCGCTCATCACGCTCATGTACCAGAGCGCCGATGAGGCCGCGCACTCGCACGACGAGCATGCCGAGATCGTGCGGGCCCTGGCCGCGCGCGACGAGGAGCGCGCCGTGCGCCTGATGGACGCGCACCTGCTGCATGTGCAGGACAGCCTGATGTTCGACCGCAAGCTGCCCCCCAACGACATCTCCATGGCTCTTTCGTGA
- a CDS encoding glycerate kinase type-2 family protein has protein sequence MTTPKTPAAAGLPALPVAPPASQPAAFLRHLYDVAVHAALPAHGLAAHLPAPPRGRTLVLGAGKAGGSMVHALEALWPADAPLSGLVVTRYGHVPERPPGLPPRVEIVQAAHPVPDAAGLAAAERMLALTQGLTADDLVLCLISGGGSALLTLPAEGLTLAEKQRIHRALLESGAGIAEMNCVRKHLSRIKGGRLAAACAPARVVTLAISDVPGDDPAVIASGPTVPDGTTCAEAMDILARYRIDLPAPVRAALQAGALETPKPGDAAFDGQAVHLIAAPQQSLEAAAAAARAAGVAAYILSDAMEGESREVGRVHAALARSVAQRGQPFARPCVILSGGETTVTVRPRAEGVPRGRGGRAGEFCLGLAQALQGQPGVWALAADTDGIDGVEDNAGAIVTPDTLARARAADLAVARHLDRNDAYGFFSALGDLVVTGPTHTNVNDFRVLLIQ, from the coding sequence ATGACCACCCCCAAGACCCCTGCCGCCGCCGGCCTGCCGGCCTTGCCCGTGGCGCCGCCGGCCAGCCAGCCAGCCGCGTTCCTTCGCCATCTGTACGACGTGGCCGTGCACGCCGCGTTGCCGGCCCATGGACTGGCTGCGCACCTGCCGGCGCCGCCGCGCGGGCGCACGCTGGTGCTGGGCGCGGGCAAGGCGGGCGGCTCGATGGTGCATGCGCTGGAGGCGCTGTGGCCGGCCGATGCGCCGCTTTCGGGCCTGGTCGTGACCCGCTACGGCCATGTGCCCGAGCGGCCGCCCGGGCTGCCGCCGCGCGTGGAGATCGTGCAAGCCGCGCACCCCGTGCCCGATGCGGCGGGCCTGGCGGCGGCCGAGCGCATGCTGGCGCTCACGCAGGGGCTCACGGCCGATGACCTGGTGCTGTGCCTGATCTCGGGCGGCGGCTCCGCGCTGCTCACCCTGCCGGCCGAGGGCCTGACGCTGGCGGAAAAACAGCGCATCCACCGCGCGCTGCTGGAAAGCGGCGCCGGCATTGCCGAGATGAACTGCGTGCGCAAGCACCTGTCGCGCATCAAGGGCGGCCGGCTGGCGGCCGCATGCGCGCCGGCCCGCGTGGTCACCCTGGCCATCAGCGACGTGCCGGGCGACGACCCGGCCGTGATCGCCAGCGGCCCCACGGTGCCCGACGGCACGACCTGCGCCGAGGCGATGGACATCCTGGCGCGCTACCGCATCGACCTGCCTGCGCCGGTGCGCGCGGCGCTGCAGGCCGGCGCGCTGGAGACCCCCAAGCCCGGCGACGCGGCCTTCGACGGCCAGGCGGTCCACCTGATCGCCGCGCCGCAGCAATCGCTGGAGGCCGCGGCGGCGGCGGCGCGCGCAGCCGGCGTGGCGGCGTACATCCTGTCCGACGCCATGGAGGGCGAGTCGCGCGAGGTGGGCCGCGTGCATGCGGCGCTGGCGCGCTCGGTTGCGCAGCGCGGCCAGCCGTTCGCGCGCCCCTGCGTCATCCTGTCGGGCGGCGAGACCACGGTGACCGTGCGCCCGCGCGCCGAGGGCGTGCCCCGGGGCCGGGGCGGCCGGGCGGGGGAGTTCTGCCTGGGCCTGGCGCAGGCGCTGCAGGGGCAGCCCGGCGTGTGGGCGCTGGCGGCCGACACCGACGGCATCGACGGCGTGGAGGACAACGCCGGCGCGATCGTCACGCCCGACACCCTGGCACGGGCCCGGGCCGCCGACCTGGCCGTGGCCCGCCACCTGGACCGCAACGACGCCTACGGGTTCTTCTCGGCGCTGGGCGATCTGGTGGTCACCGGGCCCACGCACACCAATGTGAATGATTTCAGGGTGCTATTGATTCAATAG